From one Asterias amurensis chromosome 10, ASM3211899v1 genomic stretch:
- the LOC139942521 gene encoding ubiquitin-conjugating enzyme E2 T-like isoform X2, producing MRRSVMSVRIPKELSRLETDPPPGVSCGIKKDSIQQLQAQIIGADSSPYSDGVFDLEVQIPDNYPMEPPKVWFLTPIYHPNIDTAGRICLDLLKMPPTGGWKPSLSIATLLTSIRLLMSQPNADDPLMADISAEFKTNRALFEQKAKEHTLKHASQQSSACSARQNASSAEHQSNEGDQSESSSDDDSDQSESSSDESISLPDKLAKRKSSQCLDDSMDTKKLRADNP from the exons ATGCGTCGATCTGTCATGTCTGTAAGGATTCCTAAAGAGCTGAGTAGGCTTGAGACTGACCCACCTCCTGGAGTGTCATGTGGGATCAAGAAGGATTCTATACAACAGCTTCAAGCAC AGATAATTGGAGCTGATAGTTCGCCATATTCAGATGGAGTTTTTGATCTGGAAGTTCAAATTCCTGACAA TTACCCAATGGAGCCACCTAAAGTCTGGTTCCTGACTCCTATTTATCATCCCAACATAGACACAGCTGGTAGGATCTGTCTAGATCTACTCAAGATGCCACCTACA GGTGGATGGAAGCCTAGTCTGAGTATTGCTACGTTGTTGACATCTATACGGCTATTAATGTCACAGCCTAATGCTGATGATCCACTCATGGCAGATATT TCTGCTGAATTCAAGACAAACCGTGCCCTGTTTGAGCAGAAAGCTAAGGAACATACACTGAAACATGCATCACAACAAAGCTCA GCTTGTAGTGCACGTCAGAATGCTTCATCTGCTGAACATCAGTCAAATGAGGGCGACCAATCAGAATCTTCTTCAGATGATGACAGTGACCAATCAGAATCCTCATCTGATGAGAGTATCTCGTTACCAGACAAACTTGCTAAGAGGAAATCCTCTCAGTGTCTCGATGATTCCATGGATACTAAGAAACTCAGAGCAGATAATCCCTGA
- the LOC139942521 gene encoding ubiquitin-conjugating enzyme E2 T-like isoform X1 — MQQGVLLHCASMFFVLGLIEQGCLPCNSMHRSAVVTSNCCLKTLDTNEIIGADSSPYSDGVFDLEVQIPDNYPMEPPKVWFLTPIYHPNIDTAGRICLDLLKMPPTGGWKPSLSIATLLTSIRLLMSQPNADDPLMADISAEFKTNRALFEQKAKEHTLKHASQQSSACSARQNASSAEHQSNEGDQSESSSDDDSDQSESSSDESISLPDKLAKRKSSQCLDDSMDTKKLRADNP; from the exons atgcaacaaggggtTTTGTTGCATTGTGCAAGCATGTTTTTCGTGTTAGGACTGATCGAGCAAGGGTGTTTGCCCTGCAACAGTATGCACAGAAGTGCAGTGGTGACTTCTAACTGttgtttgaagacactggacactaatg AGATAATTGGAGCTGATAGTTCGCCATATTCAGATGGAGTTTTTGATCTGGAAGTTCAAATTCCTGACAA TTACCCAATGGAGCCACCTAAAGTCTGGTTCCTGACTCCTATTTATCATCCCAACATAGACACAGCTGGTAGGATCTGTCTAGATCTACTCAAGATGCCACCTACA GGTGGATGGAAGCCTAGTCTGAGTATTGCTACGTTGTTGACATCTATACGGCTATTAATGTCACAGCCTAATGCTGATGATCCACTCATGGCAGATATT TCTGCTGAATTCAAGACAAACCGTGCCCTGTTTGAGCAGAAAGCTAAGGAACATACACTGAAACATGCATCACAACAAAGCTCA GCTTGTAGTGCACGTCAGAATGCTTCATCTGCTGAACATCAGTCAAATGAGGGCGACCAATCAGAATCTTCTTCAGATGATGACAGTGACCAATCAGAATCCTCATCTGATGAGAGTATCTCGTTACCAGACAAACTTGCTAAGAGGAAATCCTCTCAGTGTCTCGATGATTCCATGGATACTAAGAAACTCAGAGCAGATAATCCCTGA